The DNA sequence AAAGTGGTGCTGGTGCCCCTGGCGACGTTCCGTAATGGCCAGGCGGCACGTCCCCTCTTTGCATTCAAGCCTTCCCTTGGATTCCTTCAGCACTTGCATTGCTTAGGATAGCAGCATTTGGAATCGCTGCAGCAGGAACCGCAGCAGCGAGATTGCCCACCACAGCAGCTGTTGCAGGATGATGGGCTGCAGGAGCAGGGGGAGCAGCAGCACTGCTTGCAACAGCAGagggagcagccacactgggaaCAGCACGACATCTTTGCCATGTGGAGGGAGGGTGAAGCTGAAAGAAACCAAGAGATTTGCTGTGAaccaccaacagcatccccaagcatcgtgcgtgtgtgtgtgttttaaaaatatatagaccacatctgcactatacatttaaagcactgtcataccttgatagattgagatgacgTTTTAATATGCTACTCAAACTTCCTGTGGCTGAGTAGGGAGTGCTATTGCCATTGTTTTGTCATTGGTGGCtgtctgctttatttgttttgtttttacatcaTGTAAGTCTCTTGggaacctttgggtatcaagcagcTAATAAatctaagtaataataataataataataataataataataaatgccactttaaacagtcatggcttctcccaaagaatcctgggaggtgaagtttgtgaaggctgctgaaagTTGATAGGAGACCCCTCTTTCTCTCATAGAGCTATGATTCTCAGAGGGGTTTCATGATCCATCCCTTTTTGcaggaaactatagctctgtgcaGACAATAGGAGCACTCCTctcaagctacagttcccaggatgctttggaggaagccctgactgttaaagtggtataaagagTGTTTTAAACGTATAGTGCAAATGCGATCTACGTGTCTTGCAACCAGAATACATCTTAAAATCACCCTAGAGTTAGAGAAGGAGAACTATTTTCAgttgagagccacattccctcctggccATCATTATACAGTTCCCAAAATCCTTGGGTGGGGGGGAGCCATgaatgttaaagtggtataatactgctttaaatgtatagtaaagTAAAGCCTCCtaggtgaatttttttaaaaaactgaggcATATTAGATCCTTTGCACGGGGGTAAGCTGTACTCTGATATGAAATCCAACAtgctaaaataatccagacctcaATAGGACATCCTAGCTTCTTTGCACAGAAATTAGGAGATACTTTGCACAAGAAAAGTTGCTGATAAGACCTCCTTGGGATCTTAGCTTCCCTAATTCATCAGAAATGTAAGCCTAGGGTTATCCTTTCATCCACTCATATCTCTCCATCTTCAATTATTTGCATAAACAGTCCAAGACAGCTTACCTTGTTCAATGGTGAAAGCAGCTGGGGAGGAGAATGGATCCTGTGAGTGAGTGAAGAACTACTAGATGTTGGACCTTCTTATGCAGCTCTCTGACCACTTCCCCAGGTCGTGAGGCACTGCCCCAAAATGATGATGTCTCCATCAAAACTCAGCATTGCCTTCCGCTGATACACCATCATCTGGTGCATGACCCATGACTGTGCTCACatccttcattttttttaaaggatacaattaaaaccatttcccTGTAGTTGACACTGTAATTCTCACCCCTGGCCAAAGAGGCACTTAAAGGGTTGCTGAAGAAGAAATAAttatactgaaatgaatggacatcaTAGTGAATGCACAACATAGTGaatggaaatgaatgaatgaatggggaTCACAGTGAATGGACATTTTCTGAGCTTCTTATTCAGTCTGAAACCTTATGGACAGATGAGGAATGTGTGACCCCTCGAGATGTTTCTTTATCAGAGGCTGTGCTTTAATGTTGGAGACCACCTGTGGTGATGGTGGAAAAGTTCCTCTTAGGCCACCCACACACTATAGACTCAAAATGTTATgataccacattaaacagtcatggcttcctccaaataattctgggagctgtagtttgttaagggtgctgagagtttttaggagacccctattcccctcacagagctacagatcctgagtggcttaacaatcagtctctcttcacagggaATTCTGGGCATGTTCacactgtgaggggaagaggggtctcctaactacaCTCAGgaaccttaacaaacaacagtccccacccaagattatttgggggaagccatgactgttaaagtgatataatggtactttaaatgcagagcttggaaaagttactttttttaaactacaactcccatcagccccagccagcatggccactggattgggctgatgggagttgtagttcaaaaaagtaacttttccaagctctgtttaaatgtatcatgcaaatgagctctaagccagcctttctaAACCtctgggtccccaaatgttgttggaagacagtcctctttcaacaagccttttcagtagagactttatccctgGCTatgtctgtgttgcaattgctatttaatacatttctaaagtttttttttgtaaaaaaaaaaaaaagatgtttataaacctttttttgtaaaaaaaaaagatgtttataaagcttttttctttttaaaaaaagtttttaagggtttttttgttgtaatgtatatttaaaagtctgttttatgacacTTTagcgtgtttttagtgcttttgtttgccaccctgggctcccactgggaggcaGGGCGGAatacaaatagaataaataaataaaaataaataataaataattcctgaccattggccatgctggctggggctgaagggagttgtagtccagcaacatctggggcacccaaaagttgggaaaggctggtccaagTGCCTTGCAACCTGAATACATCTCAAATTCAGAGTTAGAGATAGAGAACCATTTTCAGCCAAGAGAGCCATGTTCCCTCCCTGGCCAACATTCCAGGGGCAGCACAATAGCGGTGgatagggccagaggcaagaggctacataatgacaacaacaatatacaatttaaaaaataaataggcTGTTTATTACTAGTGTGTTGCCAAGGCTTCCTGTAGCTGTATGGCAGGCtatatttttgttgttcattgttttgttttcatgttataTAATTATTTATGCTTAttattcttttgttgttgttgttgttgttattattgttattgttattgttattttaatgttaCCATGAACTCCCCATGTCCATAACCAACTTGACTTTGCTGGGTGCCATACGTCTTCATGACTATGCACAATTAGCTCCAAGCGTCATAGAGATTCCTTATTGGGATAGTAGGTgggaaagagtgacactaaacCTACGCGTCTCTGGTGGGAGACCTTCGAGCTCATGAATCAGCTTCTGTCGTCTCCAGACCCACAAGACAGCTCACTTAAATGTCCAGCATCCTGAACATTCTTCCTGCCAAATTAATCCTTTCAGTGACTCCTAAATACATGAGCAAATTACAGTGTTATTAGATGAAACTAAGTGTAATAACAGAGCAGAAATGCAAGAAGAGCCCAAGAAGTCTCACTGACCGGATGATGGCGCAGGGGATGGAAATGTGCTCTGATGACCAAGGAAGAATTGGGCATGCTTCGGCGCTGCCTCACTTCCTCGAGGAAGGCTCATGGACCTGTATAAAAGGTCTCCCATCCTTCAGCCCTCCACTCACTTCACCTCATTGTCCTCTCAGTCAACCACAAGCAAGCAAGGTAAGAGAAGCTTCATTTATACTTACAAACTGGAAAAAAGGGGGCTGGGAATAACTTTTGACAGAATGAAAGCTCTTCCTTCCCATTATGAGAGTCTTCTGCAAGTGGGTTCAAATGTCAGTGCTGTTCTCTGCTGGGTAGGGGGTTGGCTCAGTTGTAGGACAtcagctctgcatgcagaaggtcccaggatcaatccctgacAACTCCAGAAATAagaccctggagacctgctgtctgtcaaggtagacaatactgaagtagatggaccaatggtctgactccatatgaagcagcttcctatgatttATGATTATACTTTGCTCCTCCACTGAGACATGAAACAAAAAGTTGTGCTGTGGACTGCTCTTGTTCGGTGTTCCACAAACTCAGCAACGCCTTCCTTCATGATAATCCATTTCACTTGCCCCACCATTATCTTTTCACAGAACTGACAGTGAGTATTCCGTGCTCACTGAGCAAGCTCAGTCTTCACTGGGCTGTCTTTGAGATTGCCCAACCCTTAAGATCCCCCCTCAAAACAAAGTATTTTTGTACTGCAAACCTCAGGGTCACCCTGAGCCTGCAGATACCTACAGAAGGATTGGCACTCACAACCTGAACACTGCAATGGGAAGGAATAACCAGCTTGTTTGCAGGTCATACAGCATTCTATTTttcaaattaaatcaatttaCATCTGGCCTCACATTTCatatagaattttcatgaggactttaaaaaaacaccaatttTGAAACTGATGTgaacatgtggagaactgaagagtggGAAAATGCAAAATGGAAAGAGCCGTCTCTCCTTAGTGTGTATCTATAgaaatatatatagagagagagagagagaatgagtgttGTTGATTCTCTTTCAGCTTTGCCTTCACTCCAACAAAGATGGGCTGTAACGATTGCTGTTCTTCATCCTGCGGTCAGTCCAGCTGCTCACCCTGTTGCGGTCAGTCCAGCTGCAAACCCTCCTGTGGCCAGTCCAGCTGTTCATCCTGCTGCGGTCAGTCCACCTGTTCACCCTGTTGTGGTCAGTCCAGCTGCTCACCCTGCTGTGGTCAGTCCAGCTGCTCACCCTGTTGCGGTCAGTCCAGCTGCAAACCCTCCTGTGGCCAGTCCAGCTGCTCACCCTGCTGTGGTCAGTCCACCTGTTCACCCTGTTGTGGTCAGTCCACCTGTTCACCCTGCTGTGGCCAGTCCACCTGTTCACCCTGCTGTGGTCAGTCCACCTGCTCACCCTGCTGTGGTCAGTCCAGCTGCAAACCCTGCTGTGGCCAGTCCACCTGTTCACCCTGCTGTGGCCAGTCCACCTGTTCACCCTGCTGTGGTCAGTCCAGCTGCAAACCCTGCTGTGGTCAGTCCAGCTGTTCATCCTGCTGCGGTCAGTCCAGCTCACCCTGTTGCGGCCAGTCTCTCTGCGCCCCCTGCTGCCCTGCAGCGATATCATGTTGCCAAACCAAGATTGACTGTGGTGCCAAGAAATGCTAAAGGACCATCTGGAGCACGTGCAAGTCCATAAGCAGCCAATGCAACAGCCGGAATAGCAGTGCAACTGTCTGCACtggttgtgaaggctgctgagctTCGTCACTACCCTGAATGAATTGCCTCAAGCTTCTCACCTGGCTCCTTCAGTCActtattagatttttatttttctccatTTCCCTTTATTCAATTAAAAGCTTTTTCATCTGTGAAGGTGCCAAGCCCATCAAATATAGAATAGATGGTGTCTTCATTTTCCTGTCGGTGTTTTAGGGTCCTCATTTATCCCATGTGATTTCTCCAACCAGCTATGTAGACAATAATAAAATTCTGAAATCATGAAACCTGATGTGGCCTCCGTTTTTTCATGAATGTTACACACAAGCATCATCAGTGACCATGGTTTGACTTATGTAGGATGCAAGCTATATAGGTACAGCCAGGGCTTTTTttggtgacagtactcactggtacagagtacccgcacatgcatacatacattatttatttatttgctgtccatggcagccattttgtgctggtaacCACTGCCTTTTGGTCAAGCCCTTTGTAGAACCCCCATCTGCATAAGCTCTCCATGCATGTCTGGCCATATTTTAAAGTGCTTGccatgacataagaacataagaaaaagcaACTTCAACAAGCTTCCTAAAGGATTCTTTAGGGCAAGCCCTGCTGTAAAGCCAATGTAATATTAATCCTGTAAATATACCCAGCAATAGCACAAGAAAAGCGctgttggatcaagccaatggcccatctagcagaGCTTCCTATTCTCACagcaaccaaccagatgcctcaatgggaagtcTAAAAGCAGGCCGGAGAGCAACATCACTCTCCCCATTttagatttccagcaactggtattcagatacatactacagtggaggtagagtgtagccatcatggctagtaaccactgacatccttgttctccatgaatttgtctaaagccatccaaggccaGGGATGGATGGCCCGGGCAGGAGTGTTAATGCTACATGAGAATGGATGTATGCATGTGAATATACAACAGTGTGTAacttaaggacagaatatatttTATCTTCAGCACTTATCTACTGCTTTTTCAGATGTAGCAACcttccaaagtggtttacagaaacatctgtttaaacaaagaaacatcaataaaggctgtttcagttcagtGGCATGAACAGTCCTAagaccagattggaatgggtctagaaaAGCCACCTCATCCAGGCCTGCCTTATATAataagagtagtagtagtagtagtagtagtagtagtagtagtagtagtagtagtagtagtagtagtagtagtagtagtagtagtagtagtagtagtagtaggggaACTATTCATGACTAAACAGTTGAAGTGCAACTCCTAGAGGTGTAGTTCTCCAGGAGCCttgaccccttaccttttgggaGACAGGTCCCAGTACGGTCCCTACAtctcagcatgaaatgggaatgTGGTTATATTGGAGAAGAGTCTGATAACATatgctttcctgctgattgcaaccaatcaaagtgaaaggaagtgagtcagccactgagaagtctgtTCTCAACAGCTAACATATTCCCCTctggtgctgattggctcctagggacctctgttgctgtaggagaaggcatggacagggatgtcattctcaacccagcaggaaaaaaagaagggggggaagcgtgtttttgttccagcccaaaaccAGGagtaagggaggaggaagaggaaaataatagaaaaaataagtctctctgtgtgtgcagcacACACACCCTCCGCAACAGCCACAGCCCATCTTGCCAAAAGGGGAAGGATAAACCTGTAAAAGGAGAACAGCGATGGTTTGGAACAGAACCACACAACCCATTCATTACATTTCATTTAGACCAGACTTGAATGCTGCCCACTAGCGTGCCACATTTCATGGCCCAACATGTACTCATGAAATGTCAATCTGAGACTGCAAAAATAGAGGAGAGGACCACATCAGGGACTCAGCATGCTGCACAACCTGGGTGATAGGTTTGGGTGATAGGCTGGTCACCAATTATATAGGCTGGAACATTAGACCAAGCTGGATCCTATTGTTCCTCCATGTGAGCCACAACTCTCTGAAGGATTCCTCTACTCCTCTTGACCATTAGTGCTATGTCTAAGAGAAATGGCAATAGCTCATGggaagaacatctgccttgcgcgcagaaggtcccacattcaatccccagcatcttcaggtaaggctgacATTTTAGAGGCCATAGCTCAACAGTAGACTacctattttgcatgcagaaggccccaggttcaatccctgacatctccaggtggaCTGGGAaccatcccctgcctgaaaccctggagagacacagtgcagacaacactgcactagatggaccaatggtctgactcagaataaggtagCTACCTATGTTCTATGTCTACTTGAGAGAATCACCCCTGTTCCAAACAACAAGGGTTTTCCAAACGATGGTctgcgttcaaatccccactcagccaccatGAAGCTAACAGGAAGTATGTGTGCCAGACACTCTCTTTCAGTCTAAGCTTACCtcatagggttattgtgaggaggagaggtggtggtggaggagaaggatgtttgccaccttgagctccttggaggaaaggtggcctagaaagGTAGtaagtaagaaaataaataatcctctcttccttttgtctgaatgtaggaagctgctttaaaccaagtcagaccattggtccatctagctcagtgttgtctacactgactgccagtggctctccagggtttcaagcaggagcctCTTCtatccccacctggagatgccagggattaaacctaggaccttctgtgcgcaatgcagatgctttaccactgatctatggcccttccctggttcttttGGCCCAGGGATGGACCAGCAAGGAGCAAGCGTATGGAGCAAAATGGAAGCAATATTCTTTTAGTCTCCTCTCCTGTCTCTAACATAGATGCTGACATTCCATCCATTCATATACAAATGGTCCTAGgccttttctttttgtattgttttgtcaCATTTTCAACATAGCTCCTAACCATTGTTCAGTTGACACTTAATTACCATTGGAGGAAAAGATAAGCCTCCACACTAGGTAATTGGATCACAAAAGTTTGGGAGAATGTCCAGATGGTAAAACCGACTCAGAAGGGGGGTATTCTGCCATAGGTGAGGTGGGGATCCACCCAAAGGATCCTTCCAGGTGGGTTGAGGACCTGCCAAAGGGACTTTCCAGGTCTGTTGATGTCTCCCTTGGATGCTAAGATCTTcttgatctgtgtgtgtgtgtgtgtgtgtgtgtgtgtgtgtgtgtgtgtgaaagagagagagagagagagagagagagagagagaatgtaattCCATATGCACCCCAAGTGCCCTGGTTCTGGGTGGTCTGGGTCTGAGTTTTTTGGGGCTGGGCCAGAACCCAGAGTAAGAGGTTCTTGAAATTTGGTGAAGTTGAAGGGGGCCACATAAAATAGCTTTGGGAAGCAGTTCCAGCCAGACCCTAGCTGGCCAAAGaccaggattattattattattattattattattattattattattgttgttgttgttgttgttgttgttgttgttgttgttgttgttattagtgtTATTAGTGTTAttagtgttgttgttattgttgttattattattattattattagtgttgttgttattgttgttattgttgttattgttgttattgttattgttattttaatgttaCCATGAACTCCCCATGTCCATAACCAACTTGACTTTGCTGGGTGCCATACGTCTTCATGACTATGCACAATTAGCTCCAAGCGTCATAGAGATTCCTTATTGGGATGGTAGGTgggaaagagtgacactaaacCTACGCGTCTCTGGTGGGAGACCTTCGAGCTCATGAATCAGCTTCTGTCGTCTCCAGACCCACAAGACAGCTCACTTAAATGTCCAGCATCCTGAACATTCTTCCTGCCAAATTAATCCTTTCAGTGACTCCTAAATACATGAGCAAATTACAGTGTTATTAGATGAAACTAAGTGTAATAACAGAGCAGAAATGCAAGAAGAGCCCAAGAAGTCTCACTGACCGGATGATGGCGCAGGGGATGGAAATGTGCTCTGAGGGCCAAGGAAGAATTGGGCATGCTTCAGCGCTGCCTCACTTCCTCGAGGAAGGCTCATGGACCTGTATAAAAGGTCTCCCATCCTTCAGCCCTCCACTCACTTCACCTCATTGTCCTCTCAGTCAACCACAAGCAAG is a window from the Rhineura floridana isolate rRhiFlo1 chromosome 22, rRhiFlo1.hap2, whole genome shotgun sequence genome containing:
- the LOC133374710 gene encoding keratin-associated protein 5-1-like; translation: MGCNDCCSSSCGQSSCSPCCGQSSCKPSCGQSSCSSCCGQSTCSPCCGQSSCSPCCGQSSCSPCCGQSSCKPSCGQSSCSPCCGQSTCSPCCGQSTCSPCCGQSTCSPCCGQSTCSPCCGQSSCKPCCGQSTCSPCCGQSTCSPCCGQSSCKPCCGQSSCSSCCGQSSSPCCGQSLCAPCCPAAISCCQTKIDCGAKKC